A window of Periophthalmus magnuspinnatus isolate fPerMag1 chromosome 21, fPerMag1.2.pri, whole genome shotgun sequence genomic DNA:
ggcatctgtcttTTTTTCTAGTTTGTTTCAGATGTTGTGCGTGTGACTCGTTTAAACTGGAGCCGTGGCCCCGCCCCCGGTGCGTCGCTCTATGGCGCCCTGATGTCACGTGTCCTGTTTTGCAGCACGACGGACGCCGCAGGATCAAACGTGACGGTCTGATGCGCGTGTACGTGCTCCACCTGTTGGCGCGCGGCGTCTTCGAGTCGTCCTTCCTGTTTGGGCAGTATATCCTGTACGGCCTGGAGGTGGCGCCGTCGTACGTGTGCACGCGCTCGCCGTGCCCGCACACGGTGGACTGCTTCGTGTCGCGCCCGACGGAAAAGACCATCTTCCTGCTGATCATGTACGCCGTGAGCGCCCTCTGCCTGCTGTTCACGCTCCTGGAGATCCTGCACCTCGGCTTCAGCGGCGTGCGCGACTGTCTCTGCGCGCCGCGCCCCCGACGCCACGACTCCAGCCAACGCTCCTCGCTCTGCCGCCAGCCGTCCGCGCCGCCCGGGTACAACACCGCCACCAAGAAGGGCGGAGCCGGCGGCAAGATGGCGTTCAGGTGAGTGGCCGAGAGCGTTCAGTCCAGATACTCGTGTTCCAGGGAGTCTTCTCTGCTTCAGTCTCTTTGAACTTCAGGGTTTTTGAAACATTCGTCAAACGATGGACGTCCTGCTGCGTCGGACGCTGCGTCCGTCACCTCGTTTGTCCCAGTGTCTGACGTAAATGTCTCCTGTCGTGTTTTTTAGGGATAACTTGGTGGACTCCGGCCGTGAGTCTTTTGGAGATGAATCTTCCGGTCGGGAGTTGGAGCGTTTGAGGCGACACCTGAAGCTCGCGCAGCAGCATCTGGACCTGGCGTACGCCAACGAGGAGCCGAGCCCGACGAGGAGCAGCAGTCCAGAGTCCAACACCACGGCGGTGGAGCAGAACCGGCTGAACTACGCCCAAGAGAAACAGACGGCCAACGCAGACAAGAGTGAGTCTTTATGgctgaaaaaagtttaaatccagtttgtgggttttttcCATAACATTCCAAACGGGGTTTGTGGATGTgagttgtctccatggtgacgacACATTCCTCTTCGTTGGCCACGCCTCTTCACGGTTCCTGTTCAAACTGTAAACAGGTGTTAGCTTCAGcgtggttagctcctcccttcagctCTCAGgcggtgtccagcagtaatctgaccgtcttcactctaaaaccttctgtccagtgacagatttgaatatttACATAGACATGCATGTAGAGCACCCCAGAGTCACTTCAGTTTCACAGAGGTCGTCGTTGTAAACGTCCCGTTCACTCGTGCTTCTTCCAGACTGGTCTGTGTCGTGTTTACAGACACGTGTCCAGTGCGTGTTGTGTGTAAAAGTTTGTCGTGTGAAGCAAACGCACAAAGCTCCGTCTGGGGGCGGGGCCTGTGGAGTCTGGGGGCGGGGCCTGTGGACGACACAACCGAGAAATGGAGGACGAGGGTCTAACCTGGACCAGACATCACTAATGTGGCTAAACTGAAACCCCCGTCTGTCCCCTGTCTGTCCCGTCTGTCCCCCCCGTCCACTTTAAATCTTCATCTTAAATGAGTtggttgtgattttttttcaaacattttcttGTAAAACCAAATGTTTCTCGACTCTTTTCctctggagtgattcatgtttgagttttctCTGCCATTTTGCCTCTTTTTCTTTtgataatttgagtttgtttgtctCCGCAGGTCTGCACGCGTAGCCCCCCTGACCCTCCCCTTTAAGACTTTTGGACAGAGTCCCCTCGTCTGCCTGAAGGACCCACAGGCATCTCTCAGGGCAGCTAAacctttaa
This region includes:
- the gjc4b gene encoding gap junction gamma-1 protein, encoding MSWSFLTRLLDEISNHSTFVGKIWLTLLIVFRIVLTAVGGESIYYDEQSKFTCNTHQPGCENVCYDAFAPLSHVRFWAFQVIMITTPTIMYLGFAMHKIARMDDDDYKPKARKRMPMVSRGANRDYEEAEDNGEEDPMILEEIEPEKEVKEKPSKKHDGRRRIKRDGLMRVYVLHLLARGVFESSFLFGQYILYGLEVAPSYVCTRSPCPHTVDCFVSRPTEKTIFLLIMYAVSALCLLFTLLEILHLGFSGVRDCLCAPRPRRHDSSQRSSLCRQPSAPPGYNTATKKGGAGGKMAFRDNLVDSGRESFGDESSGRELERLRRHLKLAQQHLDLAYANEEPSPTRSSSPESNTTAVEQNRLNYAQEKQTANADKSLHA